The Marivivens sp. LCG002 genome contains a region encoding:
- a CDS encoding Tex family protein has product MAQDTARRIALTIAGEIGARGDQVAAAVALLDEGATVPFIARYRKEVTGGLDDTQLRTLADRLGYLRELEARRASILKEIGEQGKLTPELEKSIVDAETKATLEDIYLPYKPKRRTRATIAREAGLQPLVDAILADRGADPEVLAEGFKCEAFAEAKDVLNGARDIIAEGLGENAELLGKLRSYMQGAAVLTSTVISGQEEKGAKFSDYFAHVEKWANVPSHRALAMLRASNEGVVSLDIAPPAEVGAEEAETMVRAALGVRTQGAADLWLAKVAGWTWRTKMSLTMMLDLMTEMRKRAQEEAIAVFARNLKDLLLAAPAGARATIGLDPGIRTGVKVAVVDATGKVLETATVYPFQPKMDLRGAQATIAALIKRHNVELIAIGNGTASRETEKMVADLLAQIPAPKPTKVIVSEAGASVYSASELAAREFPDLDVSLRGAVSIARRLQDPLAELVKIEPKSIGVGQYQHDVDQFRLGKSLEAVVEDAVNAVGVDLNMASAPLLAQVSGLGQSLAEAIVEYRNANGAFATRKDLLSVPRLGPRAFEQAAGFLRITDGAEPLDASAVHPEAYDVARKIVAACGRDLREVMKDPKLLARLAPEEFVTEKFGLPTVQDIFSELEKPGRDPRPTFKTATFTDGVEDIKDLKVGMSLEGTVTNVAAFGAFVDIGVHQDGLVHVSQLADRFVKDPHEVVKAGDVVRVRVTEVDVPRKRIGLTMRKDGGGEKAPKQERDKPLRSNAPRSAAPQKKSTETTGSFGSALLDAMKKR; this is encoded by the coding sequence ATGGCACAGGACACCGCACGTCGCATCGCACTCACGATTGCAGGGGAAATCGGCGCAAGGGGCGATCAGGTCGCAGCGGCGGTTGCTCTTTTGGACGAAGGCGCGACGGTGCCCTTTATCGCCCGCTATCGCAAAGAGGTGACGGGCGGGCTTGATGATACCCAGCTTCGCACGCTGGCCGACCGTCTCGGCTATCTGCGCGAACTCGAGGCACGGCGGGCTTCGATCCTCAAGGAAATCGGGGAGCAAGGAAAGCTCACCCCCGAACTTGAAAAATCCATCGTCGACGCCGAAACCAAGGCCACACTCGAAGATATCTACCTTCCCTACAAGCCCAAGCGCCGCACCCGCGCCACCATCGCACGCGAGGCAGGTCTCCAGCCTTTGGTCGATGCGATTTTGGCGGATCGGGGTGCCGACCCCGAGGTCTTGGCCGAGGGGTTCAAATGCGAAGCCTTTGCAGAAGCCAAAGACGTGCTCAATGGTGCGCGCGACATCATTGCAGAGGGGCTTGGCGAGAATGCCGAGCTTTTGGGTAAGCTGCGCAGCTACATGCAGGGCGCCGCAGTCCTCACCTCGACCGTGATCAGTGGCCAAGAGGAAAAGGGCGCAAAGTTCTCGGATTATTTTGCGCACGTCGAGAAATGGGCCAATGTCCCCAGCCACCGCGCGCTTGCCATGCTTCGTGCGTCGAACGAAGGGGTGGTCAGCCTTGATATCGCGCCGCCCGCCGAAGTCGGGGCAGAGGAAGCCGAAACGATGGTCCGCGCTGCGCTTGGTGTTCGCACGCAGGGCGCAGCCGATCTCTGGCTTGCCAAGGTCGCAGGCTGGACATGGCGCACCAAAATGTCGCTGACCATGATGCTCGACCTTATGACCGAGATGCGCAAACGCGCGCAGGAAGAGGCGATTGCCGTCTTTGCACGAAACCTCAAGGATCTACTGCTTGCTGCGCCTGCGGGTGCGCGCGCCACCATCGGGCTTGATCCAGGCATTCGCACTGGGGTCAAAGTGGCGGTCGTTGATGCGACCGGCAAGGTGCTTGAGACCGCGACGGTCTATCCGTTCCAACCCAAGATGGACCTTCGAGGTGCACAAGCAACGATTGCCGCTCTGATCAAACGGCATAATGTCGAGCTGATCGCCATCGGCAACGGCACCGCAAGCCGCGAGACGGAAAAGATGGTCGCCGACCTTTTGGCCCAGATCCCTGCGCCGAAACCCACCAAAGTCATCGTTTCCGAAGCGGGTGCCTCGGTCTATTCGGCTTCGGAACTTGCCGCCCGCGAATTCCCCGATCTGGACGTCTCCTTGCGCGGCGCGGTGTCGATTGCCCGCCGTCTTCAGGACCCGCTCGCCGAACTGGTCAAGATCGAACCCAAGTCGATCGGCGTGGGCCAATACCAGCATGACGTGGACCAGTTCCGCCTTGGCAAGTCGCTTGAAGCGGTGGTCGAAGACGCCGTGAACGCGGTCGGTGTCGATCTCAACATGGCCTCTGCCCCGCTTTTGGCTCAGGTCTCGGGTCTGGGTCAGTCGCTCGCCGAAGCCATTGTCGAATACCGCAATGCAAACGGTGCTTTTGCCACGCGCAAGGATCTCCTCTCGGTGCCGCGTCTTGGTCCCCGTGCGTTTGAACAGGCAGCGGGCTTCTTGCGGATTACGGACGGCGCAGAGCCGCTCGACGCCTCGGCCGTTCACCCCGAAGCCTATGATGTCGCTCGTAAAATCGTGGCGGCCTGCGGGCGCGATCTGCGCGAAGTGATGAAAGACCCCAAGCTCCTCGCCCGACTTGCTCCCGAAGAGTTCGTCACCGAGAAATTCGGGCTTCCGACGGTTCAGGATATTTTCTCGGAACTCGAGAAACCGGGACGTGATCCGCGTCCGACCTTCAAGACCGCGACCTTTACCGATGGGGTCGAGGACATCAAAGACCTCAAGGTCGGGATGAGCCTTGAAGGGACCGTGACCAACGTCGCGGCCTTTGGTGCATTCGTTGACATCGGCGTGCATCAGGACGGACTTGTCCACGTGAGCCAGCTTGCCGACCGTTTCGTCAAAGACCCGCACGAGGTCGTCAAAGCGGGCGACGTGGTGCGCGTCCGCGTGACCGAGGTCGATGTGCCGCGCAAGCGTATCGGTCTGACCATGCGCAAGGACGGCGGCGGCGAAAAGGCCCCCAAACAAGAGCGGGACAAACCGCTTCGTTCGAACGCCCCGCGTTCGGCAGCGCCGCAGAAAAAGAGCACCGAGACGACGGGAAGCTTCGGCTCGGCGCTCCTTGATGCGATGAAGAAGCGCTAG
- the lepA gene encoding translation elongation factor 4 yields MTDLTHIRNFSIVAHIDHGKSTLADRLIQSTATVADRDMKAQLLDSMDIERERGITIKANTVRIDYKADNGETYVLNLIDTPGHVDFAYEVSRSMRAVEGSLLVVDSTQGVEAQTLANVYQAIEADHEIVPVLNKIDLPAADCARVAAQIEDVIGIDASNALQVSAKSGIGIKETLEAIVHRLPAPKGERDAPLKAMLVDSWYDAYLGVVVLVRIVDGVLKKNDRVRFMSNGTVHHVDRIGVFKPGMLPVEELGPGEIGFLTASIKQVRDTRVGDTITSEKKGAEVALPGFKPSQPVVFCGLFPVDSSEFEDLRDAIEKLALNDASFSFEMETSAALGFGFRCGFLGLLHLEVIRDRIEREYNIDLITTAPSVVYHLHMKSGEVKELHNPADMPEVTTIDHIEEPRIKATIMVPDEYLGDVLKLCQDRRGVQLNLAYAGVSRAMVEYDLPLNEVVFDFYDRLKSVTKGYASFDYAVTGYREDNLVKMSILVNDEPVDALSMLVHRDRAEMRGRAMCEKLKDLIPRHMFKIPIQAAIGAKVIARETLSALRKDVTAKCYGGDATRKRKLLDKQKAGKKKMRQFGKVEIPQEAFISALKMDN; encoded by the coding sequence ATGACTGATCTTACGCATATCCGGAACTTTTCCATCGTGGCGCACATCGACCACGGTAAATCCACTCTGGCAGACCGTCTGATCCAGTCCACAGCCACCGTCGCCGACCGCGATATGAAGGCCCAGCTTCTCGACTCAATGGACATCGAGCGCGAGCGCGGCATCACGATCAAGGCGAACACCGTCCGCATTGATTACAAGGCGGATAATGGCGAGACCTATGTTCTCAACCTGATCGACACTCCCGGACACGTTGACTTTGCCTACGAAGTGTCGCGCTCCATGCGCGCGGTCGAAGGCTCGCTTCTTGTTGTGGACTCGACCCAAGGTGTCGAAGCGCAGACCCTCGCCAACGTCTATCAAGCGATCGAAGCTGACCACGAGATTGTGCCCGTTCTGAACAAGATCGACCTTCCTGCCGCCGACTGCGCACGCGTGGCCGCCCAGATCGAGGATGTGATCGGTATCGACGCCTCCAACGCGCTTCAGGTCTCGGCCAAGTCGGGTATCGGCATCAAGGAAACGCTCGAAGCCATCGTGCACCGCCTTCCTGCCCCCAAGGGCGAGCGTGACGCACCGCTCAAGGCGATGCTCGTCGACTCGTGGTATGACGCCTATCTCGGCGTTGTCGTGCTTGTCCGCATCGTCGACGGCGTGCTCAAGAAAAACGACCGCGTCCGCTTTATGTCGAACGGCACCGTGCACCATGTGGACCGCATCGGCGTCTTCAAACCCGGCATGCTCCCCGTCGAGGAACTCGGGCCGGGCGAAATCGGCTTTCTCACCGCTTCGATCAAACAGGTGCGTGACACCCGCGTCGGTGACACCATCACCAGCGAGAAAAAGGGCGCCGAAGTCGCGCTTCCCGGCTTCAAGCCGTCCCAGCCCGTTGTGTTCTGCGGCCTCTTCCCCGTCGACAGCTCCGAGTTCGAGGACCTGCGCGATGCCATCGAGAAACTCGCGCTCAACGATGCCTCCTTCTCCTTCGAGATGGAAACCTCTGCCGCACTCGGCTTCGGGTTCCGCTGCGGCTTCCTCGGTCTTTTGCACCTCGAGGTGATCCGCGACCGCATCGAGCGTGAATACAACATCGACCTGATCACCACTGCGCCTTCGGTGGTCTATCACCTCCACATGAAGTCGGGCGAAGTTAAAGAGCTTCACAACCCCGCCGACATGCCCGAAGTGACCACCATCGACCACATCGAAGAGCCGCGCATCAAGGCCACCATCATGGTGCCCGACGAATATCTCGGCGATGTGCTCAAACTCTGTCAGGATCGCCGCGGCGTGCAGCTCAACCTTGCCTATGCAGGGGTGTCCCGCGCCATGGTGGAATATGACCTTCCGCTCAACGAAGTGGTGTTCGACTTCTACGACCGCCTGAAATCCGTGACCAAGGGCTATGCGTCCTTCGACTATGCGGTGACGGGCTACCGCGAGGATAACCTCGTCAAAATGTCGATCCTTGTGAACGACGAACCTGTGGATGCACTCTCGATGCTGGTGCACCGTGACCGCGCCGAAATGCGTGGCCGCGCCATGTGCGAAAAGCTCAAGGACCTCATCCCCCGCCACATGTTCAAAATCCCGATCCAGGCGGCCATCGGCGCCAAGGTCATCGCCCGCGAGACCCTTTCGGCCCTGCGCAAGGACGTGACCGCCAAATGCTACGGCGGCGACGCCACCCGAAAGCGCAAGCTGCTCGACAAGCAGAAGGCGGGTAAGAAAAAGATGCGCCAGTTCGGCAAAGTGGAAATCCCGCAAGAGGCCTTTATCTCGGCCCTCAAGATGGACAACTAA
- a CDS encoding CTP synthetase codes for MLRLATVLFSLIATTLAGSFVVAALTMGMVTLEPILAAAAIGALLAVPASLIVAKKIVTA; via the coding sequence ATGCTTCGACTTGCGACTGTTCTGTTTTCCCTTATTGCGACGACGCTTGCGGGGTCGTTTGTAGTGGCGGCTCTGACGATGGGGATGGTCACATTGGAGCCGATTTTGGCGGCGGCGGCGATTGGCGCTCTCCTGGCGGTGCCTGCCTCGCTCATTGTCGCGAAAAAGATCGTGACCGCCTAG
- a CDS encoding alpha/beta fold hydrolase has translation MLNTIRHGTPTDRPNLLIAHGLFGSARNWGVIAKRLSDEREVVCVDMRNHGSSPWKDTHSYPELGDDLADVIDGQWDVVGHSMGGKASMLLALRHPDKVRKLVVADIAPVAYTHTQTGNIDAMRAVDLSRVQSRSDAAEQLEHLGPGLRDFFLQSLDLKEKRWKLNFDVLEAEMDKIVGFPEVTGQFSGPTLFLSGAESDYVKPEYRARIKELFPNSYFAKIPGTGHWLHAEKPREFEASVRNFLNA, from the coding sequence ATGTTGAACACGATCCGCCACGGCACCCCGACAGACCGACCGAACCTCCTGATTGCACATGGGCTTTTCGGTTCAGCCCGCAATTGGGGCGTGATTGCCAAGCGGCTTTCGGACGAGCGCGAGGTTGTCTGTGTGGACATGCGCAACCACGGCTCAAGCCCTTGGAAAGATACGCATTCCTATCCCGAACTCGGGGACGATCTGGCGGATGTGATCGACGGGCAATGGGATGTGGTCGGCCACTCGATGGGCGGCAAGGCGTCGATGCTCCTTGCGCTCCGTCATCCTGATAAAGTGCGCAAACTGGTGGTCGCGGATATCGCGCCCGTGGCCTACACCCACACGCAAACGGGCAATATCGACGCCATGCGCGCTGTCGATCTTTCCCGCGTGCAGAGCCGCTCGGACGCTGCCGAACAGCTTGAGCACCTTGGACCGGGGTTGCGGGATTTCTTTCTCCAGTCGCTCGATCTCAAGGAAAAGCGCTGGAAGCTGAACTTCGACGTGCTCGAGGCCGAGATGGACAAGATCGTCGGCTTTCCCGAGGTGACGGGCCAGTTCTCAGGACCGACGCTGTTTCTATCGGGGGCCGAGTCCGACTATGTCAAACCCGAATATCGCGCGCGGATCAAAGAGCTTTTCCCGAACAGCTATTTTGCGAAAATTCCGGGGACGGGCCATTGGCTCCATGCGGAAAAGCCCCGCGAATTCGAAGCCTCGGTGCGCAATTTCCTCAACGCCTAA